The segment TTAGCATAGGCACCTATGCCGACCATGCCAATATTAAAATCGCTAATATTCCTGATAAAAGGATAGATTGGCTGACCAAACTCTTTGAGCCAAAGAAAACTACTTTTGCTCAATTGGAGATTATAGATATTCCCGGTCTCCAAGGGTCGGGTAATAGCAGAGAATTTTTATCCCGGGTAGATCAGGTCGATGCCTTGGTTCATGTGGTACGCGCTTTTCGTGAAGACCAGGTCTTTCATATTGACGGTAGTGTCAACCCTATGCGAGATTTGGATACCGTGAATTCGGAGCTTTTATTGGCCGACCTGCAGTTAGTAGAGACCAGGATAGAGCGTATCAATGCTGCAAAAAAACGTACTGCCGAACAGGAAAAAGAATTAAAAGTAATGGAAAGACTTCAGGAAACTCTGGAAAATGAGCAGCGGGTGGCCACTGTGGAATTGAACGCAGATGAACAGGAACTGCTGCAGCATGTGCATTTTCTTACTGATAAACCAATGATAGTAGTGATTAATTTAGACGAGGAGCAGCTGTCTCAGGGTTATGCTAAGGAAACAGAAATAAAAAAATACTGTGGTGACATGGGACTGCGAGTGTTAGAAATATGTGCGAAAGTAGAAATGGAAATCAACGAACTGCCTGCAGAAGAGAGAGTCGAATTCTTGCAGGATATGGGAATTGAAGAGACGGGCATTGTCCGGTTGGCAGAGGTTATTTATGATACGTTAGGTTTAATTTCTTTTCTTACCGTTGGTACGGATGAAGTAAGGGCATGGCCCATTGATAAAGGATTAACAGCCAGACAGGCTGCCGGGAAAATTCATTCAGACATTGCTCGGGGATTTATCCGAGCTGAGGTGGTTAGTTTTCAGGATTTCCATCAAGCGGGATCTATGGATGCAGTAAAGGAAAAAGGTCAATTCCGATTGGAAGATAAAGATTATATTGTTCATGACGGTGATATTGTTAGCTTTAGATTCAATATTTAGCCGGCCCATACAATTGAAAATTTCGTTGACTTAACCCTGAACGATGTCGGGGTTATTTTTTTATAAGCAGCTGCACGTTTGACAGAACGATTAGTTTTGGCAGGATAAAGGGGCGGTTTTGAAGAATAGTACAGCCGAGAGATAAGAGGCATAATACAGCTAAGAAAGTTTTTCCAGAGGTGAATTGAAAGTGCAGGAAATTTTATGGGCATTGAGTAAAACGAGAAACCTTGCTGATATGATGAATTTAGAGGTGTTCCTGGTAGGCGGGTTTGTCAGGGACATTTTCTTGGGTGAACAAAATAAGGATGTTGATTTATTGGTTAACGGGCCATGTCTCGAGTTTGCCCAAAAGTTGGCCGGGGAAGTTGATGGAAGTTTTATTTCACTATCGACAGAACACGAAATTTATCGGGTGGTCATTAAACGCCTGCGACTGCAGTTGGACATTACCCGCCCTGCCGGTGGTCAATTTCTTAAAGATTTGTGCCGTAGGGATTTTACTTGTAATGCAATTGCTTTAAATGTAAAGGATTACTTGGAAAACAATTCATGGTGGGAAAAAGCAGTGGACCCGACATTTGGCTTGGAGGATTTGGCACGGCGGCAATTAAGGCCTGTGGGTACGGACAGTTTTAGCAACGACCCGGTGCGGATCATTCGTGGACTGAGGTTGGCCGTGGTTCTGGGACTTCAATTGGACAAAAAGTACCATGATTATGCATACCAGGCAGCGCCGCTGCTAAGTAAAGTTGCCGGCGAAAGAATTAAACAGGAGTTGTGGCTGCTGTTGGGTCAGTTTAAAGCCTATCAGCACCTTCAAATATTGGATAGTTGGCAGGTTTTAGAAACGATTTTCCCTCAAGTTGTTCAGTTAAAGAAAACCGAGCAAAATTGCCACCACGCTGAAAATGCATGGGCGCACTCGCTGCGAACGCTGAAGGCCCTGGAAGAGGCAAGGACTTATTACCTGCCCGAACCATTTAAAACGATAGCATCAGATTATTTGGCAGAACAGCTTACCGTAGGGGGTACGCGGCTGCAGTTATTGAAACTGGCAACACTGTTTCACGACGTGGGAAAGATTGATACTGCTGTACGGAGACCCGATGGCAGGATTACCTTTCATAATCACCAAAGGTTGGGGGTAAAGTACATAGAGCAATTTGCTGATAGACTGGCCTTGGGTAAGAGAGAACGG is part of the Metallumcola ferriviriculae genome and harbors:
- the ychF gene encoding redox-regulated ATPase YchF gives rise to the protein MALSCGLIGMPAVGKSTFFKLLTGADISIGTYADHANIKIANIPDKRIDWLTKLFEPKKTTFAQLEIIDIPGLQGSGNSREFLSRVDQVDALVHVVRAFREDQVFHIDGSVNPMRDLDTVNSELLLADLQLVETRIERINAAKKRTAEQEKELKVMERLQETLENEQRVATVELNADEQELLQHVHFLTDKPMIVVINLDEEQLSQGYAKETEIKKYCGDMGLRVLEICAKVEMEINELPAEERVEFLQDMGIEETGIVRLAEVIYDTLGLISFLTVGTDEVRAWPIDKGLTARQAAGKIHSDIARGFIRAEVVSFQDFHQAGSMDAVKEKGQFRLEDKDYIVHDGDIVSFRFNI
- a CDS encoding HDIG domain-containing metalloprotein, producing the protein MQEILWALSKTRNLADMMNLEVFLVGGFVRDIFLGEQNKDVDLLVNGPCLEFAQKLAGEVDGSFISLSTEHEIYRVVIKRLRLQLDITRPAGGQFLKDLCRRDFTCNAIALNVKDYLENNSWWEKAVDPTFGLEDLARRQLRPVGTDSFSNDPVRIIRGLRLAVVLGLQLDKKYHDYAYQAAPLLSKVAGERIKQELWLLLGQFKAYQHLQILDSWQVLETIFPQVVQLKKTEQNCHHAENAWAHSLRTLKALEEARTYYLPEPFKTIASDYLAEQLTVGGTRLQLLKLATLFHDVGKIDTAVRRPDGRITFHNHQRLGVKYIEQFADRLALGKRERQCWSKVTALHMRPLSLFVQSKVTDKAYLRFFQEAGADTAMVLLLSYADVKATRQAKALDIEPEFEKFILEMWEKYLRFHRLAEENLVTGMELKECLKLDQGTLVGKLQEEIKQARWEGKISNKQEALTYASRLLEGERGTWKD